GCTCCGTCAGCGGTTCTCGGGCTTCGGCTGGGCCTCGGTCACCGGCTGCACCTTGTTGTTCACCACCACTTCGGCATCGTTGCGCAGCTTGAGCAGGCCCGTGGTCGCCACGCGCTCGCCGGGCTTCAGGCCCTCGGTGACCGCGATCAGGTCGCCGCGGGTGGCGCCCGTCTTCACGAAGCGCTGGCGCACCACCAGCTTCTTGCCGGTCAGCGGGTTGCCCTGCATGTCCTTCTCGCCTTCGGCGCGCTGTACTTCCTGGATCACGTACACGGCGTTGCCGTACGGGTTGAAGCTGATCGCGGTCTGCGGCACCACCACGACCTTGCGGCTGTCGCCGGTGTCGAAGCCGACGTGCGCGAACGCACCCGGGCGCAGGTTGTATTCGCCGTTGTCCAGCGTGGCCTGCACCTTGAAGTTGCGGGTGGCTGCATCGACCTGCGGTTCGACGGCGGTCACCTTGCCTTCGAAGACCTGGCCCGGTAGCGCGTCGACGGTGGCGCGGATGGCCGTGCCCGGCAGCACCTGGCCGACCTGGCGCTCGGGCAGGGTGAAGTCGAGGTAGATGGGGTCCAGGGCCTGCAGGCTGACGATGGGATCGCCCGGGTTGATGAACTGGCCCAGGTTGACCTGGCGGATGCCGAGCACGCCGTCGAACGGCGCACGGATGGTCTTCTGCGCGATCAACGCACGCTGCGCCTCGACCTGTGCGAGCGACGTGGCCGCCACTGTGGCGCGCTCCTCGGCCTCGGCCTGCGAGACCAGCTTGTCGCGTGCCAGCGCCTGCCAGCGGTCGCGCTGGACGGCGGCCAGCTTGGACGAGGCTTCCAGCGACTTCAGCACCGCCAGTTCATTGGCCGTGTTGAGCTGGGCCAGCACCGTGCCGGCCTTGACCGGCTTGCCCACGTCGATCGACAGGCTGCGCACGACGCCGCCCGCCTCGGTGGTGACATCCGTGCCGTTGATCGCGACGAACGTACCCACGGCCTGCTGCGCGTCGACCCATTCCTCTTCCTTGGCCGTCCAGTCCGTCACCGTGGAGGCGGGCTGCGGCATGTTGTCGAAGAAGCCGTTCAACAAGTTGCCCATGACCGCCTTGGCGATGAATACGCCACCGAAGACGAGCACCACCGCGATAAGCATGAGGCTCATGCGCAGGGGCGTGGAGGGCTTTTTCCGTGCGTTGGGGTCTTTCCGTGTCATGGGGAGGTCTTCGGCAGGTCAGGGAGGTCGTCAGGGCGACGAACGGGCGGGGGCCGGTTCGACAGCATGAAGCGCCGGATTATCACGGTTTGAGACGCCGGCTAGAAGTGCGGTGCGTTTACCAGGCCTGCCTCGGTGTTCAAGGGGCGGGGCGAGGCCGACCGTCGACACGGCGAAAGCGGTCCATCGCGGTCAGGTACAGGATCGCGATGCCCTCGACACAAAGAAAAAGCCCCGGCAGGGCCGGGGCTTCGTTCCATCCGCAGTGCGCTCAGCGGGACGCCGGCTTGCCCTGTTCCTCCAGGAACTCCTTGGAGGGCTC
This genomic stretch from Pseudoxanthomonas sp. CF385 harbors:
- a CDS encoding efflux RND transporter periplasmic adaptor subunit, which gives rise to MSLMLIAVVLVFGGVFIAKAVMGNLLNGFFDNMPQPASTVTDWTAKEEEWVDAQQAVGTFVAINGTDVTTEAGGVVRSLSIDVGKPVKAGTVLAQLNTANELAVLKSLEASSKLAAVQRDRWQALARDKLVSQAEAEERATVAATSLAQVEAQRALIAQKTIRAPFDGVLGIRQVNLGQFINPGDPIVSLQALDPIYLDFTLPERQVGQVLPGTAIRATVDALPGQVFEGKVTAVEPQVDAATRNFKVQATLDNGEYNLRPGAFAHVGFDTGDSRKVVVVPQTAISFNPYGNAVYVIQEVQRAEGEKDMQGNPLTGKKLVVRQRFVKTGATRGDLIAVTEGLKPGERVATTGLLKLRNDAEVVVNNKVQPVTEAQPKPENR